In Musa acuminata AAA Group cultivar baxijiao chromosome BXJ2-3, Cavendish_Baxijiao_AAA, whole genome shotgun sequence, the following proteins share a genomic window:
- the LOC135607075 gene encoding annexin D5-like produces MSTLSVPPFLTSPRQDAIDLYKAFKGFGCDSAAVVNILAHRDATQRALIQQEYKTMYSEELTSRLSSELSGNLKKAMLLWILDPAGRDATVLRQAFTGDAVDLQAATEVICSRTSSQIQTIKQIYHMRFGVQLEHDIHYHTSGDHQKLLLAYVGTLRHEGPEVDHNMVSKLAKDLYKAGEKRLGTDENTFIRIFSGCSWAHLAAVASSYDHTYGKKLEKAVKSETSGYFELALVTILRCAENPGKYFAKVLRKAMKGLGTNDVTLIRVVVTRCEIDMQYIKAEYHKKYKKPLRDAIHSETSGHYRTFLLALVGSSP; encoded by the exons ATGTCGACACTGAGCGTTCCTCCGTTCCTTACTTCGCCTCGCCAGGATGCCATCGATCTCTACAAAGCCTTCAAAG GATTTGGGTGTGATAGTGCTGCTGTTGTAAATATACTTGCTCACCGTGATGCAACCCAGCGTGCTCTTATACAACAGGAATACAAAACCATGTACTCTGAAGAGCTTACCAGTCGGCTGTCTTCGGAGCTTAGTGGAAATCTTAAG AAAGCAATGCTTCTGTGGATTCTTGACCCAGCCGGACGAGATGCAACTGTTTTGAGGCAAGCTTTTACTGGAGATGCAGTTGATTTACAAGCCGCCACTGAAGTAATATGTTCTCGGACATCCTCACAAATACAGACAATCAAACAGATATACCACATGAGATTTGGTGTTCAACTTGAACATGACATTCATTATCACACCTCTGGTGATCACCAAAAG TTATTGCTGGCATATGTTGGCACATTACGCCACGAGGGACCTGAGGTTGATCATAATATGGTTTCAAAACTTGCAAAGGATCTGTACAAAGCTGGTGAGAAAAGATTGGGAACAGATGAGAATACCTTTATCCGCATTTTCAGTGGATGCAGCTGGGCACATTTGGCAGCTGTTGCTTCTTCTTATGATCATACTTATGGCAAAAAGCTGGAGAAG GCTGTGAAGAGTGAAACATCTGGATATTTTGAACTTGCCCTTGTCACGATTCTAAGGTGTGCAGAGAATCCTGGCAAGTATTTTGCAAAG GTTTTGCGCAAGGCAATGAAGGGTTTAGGTACCAATGACGTGACACTTATAAGGGTTGTAGTTACCAGGTGTGAGATTGACATGCAATACATAAAGGCTGAGTACCATAAGAAATACAAGAAACCACTTCGTGATGCAATACATTCGGAGACATCAGGCCATTATCGGACTTTTCTCCTTGCGCTTGTGGGTTCCAGCCCTTAG
- the LOC103977591 gene encoding type IV inositol polyphosphate 5-phosphatase 9-like isoform X2 — protein MCWHILLLGLDWSLTVIPKLLITYMALLDGASCGQLVTSAYKVFVGTWNVGGIPPSDDLDLENWMDTSNNSYDIYVLGFQEIIPLRTRNVLGLEESKMAGKWNSIIGATLNKSLPEQRPTQMFEPAEHRKVYPVKDGYHRERKAGDFRCIISKQMVGILVSLWIRNDLLVYVSNPSVSCIGCGIMGCLRNKEGDEMRRNSNVMDILSKTCFSSDSSNDLPKKILDHDRIVLFGDLNYRISLPEAKTRSLVEQKEWNILLDQDQLRLELSEGRTLEGWNEGAITFSPTYKYHPNSDQYCWDVPGIIGERRRAPAWCDRILWLGEGLKQTEYERCESQLSDHRPVRAIFTAEVDAVVLQSSNAMDGQGGVRNG, from the exons ATGTGTTGGCACATCTTATTACTCGGCTTAGATTGGTCACTGACAGTGATACCTAAGTTGCTGATAACATACATGGCATTGCTTGATGGTGCAAGCTGTGGTCAGTTGGTCACATCTGCATACAA AGTGTTTGTTGGTACATGGAATGTAGGAGGAATCCCGCCGTCCGATGATCTTGATTTGGAGAATTGGATGGACACCAGTAATAACTCTTATGACATATATGTTCTTGG GTTCCAGGAGATCATACCACTTAGAACCAGGAATGTCCTTGGTCTGGAAGAGAGTAAGATGGCCGGGAAGTGGAACTCCATCATAGGTGCAACATTGAACAAGTCCCTACCCGAACAAAGGCCTACTCAGATGTTTGAACCAGCGGAGCATCGTAAGGTGTATCCTGTGAAGGATGGCTACCATAGGGAGAGAAAGGCTGGAGATTTCAGGTGCATTATAAGCAAGCAAATGGTTGGAATTTTGGTCTCATTATGGATTAGGAACGATCTTTTGGTCTACGTTAGTAATCCAAGTGTCTCATGCATTGGTTGTGGCATCATGGGCTGCTTAAGGAATAAG GAAGGAGATGAGATGCGTAGGAACTCAAATGTCATGGATATACTGTCGAAGACATGCTTTTCCAGTGACTCTTCTAATGATTTGCCGAAGAAGATCCTTGATCATGA TCGAATAGTGTTGTTTGGGGATTTAAACTACAGGATCTCCTTGCCAGAAGCCAAAACAAGGTCACTGGTGGAACAAAAGGAGTGGAACATCTTGTTAGATCAAGATCAG CTAAGATTAGAGTTATCCGAGGGCCGAACACTTGAAGGTTGGAATGAGGGTGCCATCACGTTCTCTCCCACCTACAAGTATCATCCGAACTCCGATCAGTACTGCTGGGATGTTCCTGGTATTATAGGAGAAAGAAGACGAGCTCCTGCGTG GTGCGATCGAATACTGTGGCTGGGTGAGGGACTGAAGCAAACCGAGTACGAACGATGCGAGTCGCAGCTGTCCGACCACCGACCAGTTCGAGCAATCTTCACTGCTGAAGTCGACGCCGTCGTCCTGCAATCTTCGAACGCCATGGATGGGCAGGGTGGTGTAAGAAATGGGTGA
- the LOC103977591 gene encoding type IV inositol polyphosphate 5-phosphatase 9-like isoform X1 codes for MCWHILLLGLDWSLTVIPKLLITYMALLDGASCGQLVTSAYKVFVGTWNVGGIPPSDDLDLENWMDTSNNSYDIYVLGFQEIIPLRTRNVLGLEESKMAGKWNSIIGATLNKSLPEQRPTQMFEPAEHRKVYPVKDGYHRERKAGDFRCIISKQMVGILVSLWIRNDLLVYVSNPSVSCIGCGIMGCLRNKGSVSVRFCLHESSFCFVCCHLASGGKEGDEMRRNSNVMDILSKTCFSSDSSNDLPKKILDHDRIVLFGDLNYRISLPEAKTRSLVEQKEWNILLDQDQLRLELSEGRTLEGWNEGAITFSPTYKYHPNSDQYCWDVPGIIGERRRAPAWCDRILWLGEGLKQTEYERCESQLSDHRPVRAIFTAEVDAVVLQSSNAMDGQGGVRNG; via the exons ATGTGTTGGCACATCTTATTACTCGGCTTAGATTGGTCACTGACAGTGATACCTAAGTTGCTGATAACATACATGGCATTGCTTGATGGTGCAAGCTGTGGTCAGTTGGTCACATCTGCATACAA AGTGTTTGTTGGTACATGGAATGTAGGAGGAATCCCGCCGTCCGATGATCTTGATTTGGAGAATTGGATGGACACCAGTAATAACTCTTATGACATATATGTTCTTGG GTTCCAGGAGATCATACCACTTAGAACCAGGAATGTCCTTGGTCTGGAAGAGAGTAAGATGGCCGGGAAGTGGAACTCCATCATAGGTGCAACATTGAACAAGTCCCTACCCGAACAAAGGCCTACTCAGATGTTTGAACCAGCGGAGCATCGTAAGGTGTATCCTGTGAAGGATGGCTACCATAGGGAGAGAAAGGCTGGAGATTTCAGGTGCATTATAAGCAAGCAAATGGTTGGAATTTTGGTCTCATTATGGATTAGGAACGATCTTTTGGTCTACGTTAGTAATCCAAGTGTCTCATGCATTGGTTGTGGCATCATGGGCTGCTTAAGGAATAAG GGGTCAGTGTCTGTTAGATTTTGCTTGCATGAATCAAGTTTCTGTTTTGTTTGCTGCCATTTGGCTTCGGGAGGAAAGGAAGGAGATGAGATGCGTAGGAACTCAAATGTCATGGATATACTGTCGAAGACATGCTTTTCCAGTGACTCTTCTAATGATTTGCCGAAGAAGATCCTTGATCATGA TCGAATAGTGTTGTTTGGGGATTTAAACTACAGGATCTCCTTGCCAGAAGCCAAAACAAGGTCACTGGTGGAACAAAAGGAGTGGAACATCTTGTTAGATCAAGATCAG CTAAGATTAGAGTTATCCGAGGGCCGAACACTTGAAGGTTGGAATGAGGGTGCCATCACGTTCTCTCCCACCTACAAGTATCATCCGAACTCCGATCAGTACTGCTGGGATGTTCCTGGTATTATAGGAGAAAGAAGACGAGCTCCTGCGTG GTGCGATCGAATACTGTGGCTGGGTGAGGGACTGAAGCAAACCGAGTACGAACGATGCGAGTCGCAGCTGTCCGACCACCGACCAGTTCGAGCAATCTTCACTGCTGAAGTCGACGCCGTCGTCCTGCAATCTTCGAACGCCATGGATGGGCAGGGTGGTGTAAGAAATGGGTGA